The segment ATTTGAATCTCCGCTTTCGAAACAATACGACTGAAATGTTGTCGAAGCTTCTTTCGTTACCGTTTAAAGAATCCTGAAGGTTGGGTGAAGTTTTCCAGCATCCAGAGTTCCGAGCTTGCGCGAAACAAGGAAGTCACAAAACTTTTTCCATCAGGCGACAGACTGAACCCGACCATCGGAGTATTCGTTACAATCAAAGGAGCCGGACCAAGATCGGAAATGATCCGTTCTTTCTTGTCGGCAAGAGTCACTTCCACAACCAGCAAATGCCGGTCCTCTGATTGTTTTACGCCTAGAATTTTCATTCCATCTTTCGACCAACCATTTGCATACCAGATTCCGGAAGATACCCGTTGCGGGTTTTTTCCATCTGAGGTTATGGTGTGAAGACCTTCGCTTGTTTGATAACAAACAAGTGAGCCGTCAGGAGAGGGGTAAGGGGGATGGTACATATCCACTTTGATTAGATCAACCGGAGGGGCGCTTCCATCCACACGGACTTTTGAAATTCCATAGCGTTCTTTTTGAGACAAATAATAAATCCAATTTCCATCGGCAGACCAGCTGGGGCAGAATTGCTGGCGGTCCTCCTTGTAAATCTGAATCGGCGTTCCGCCGGCAACTGTTGAAATCCAAGCTTGAGTGCGACCGGTCGTGCTGTTTCGGTGAAAAGCGATGCGTTTACCGTCCGGTGAAAACGAGGGACGAGAAAAGAATGTTGTTGCCTTATCTGCAAAATCATCCGGTTTCACCGCCGGCCTTTCCCAACCTTCTTCGACGCTTTTGAGCCAGATCAATGATGGTCCGGTCTTGCGCGATTCATAAATAAGATGTTTGCCGGAAGGAGACCAGGAAGGAGCCATCTCGGACTGTTTTGTGGTGATGAGGTTCCGGACCGGACTTCCATCCAGCGGTATATCTACGATGTCATGCTGTCCTTCTGCGGAACTGAACAGTATCCGTTTCCCCTGCGGATCTACAGCAGGCCAAACCTCTTGCATAATGCCGGCTGTCAGATTCGTTGCCTTTTCAGTTTCTGTGTCCAGCAACCAGAGATTTGGTGTGGAAGGGATTCCGCCGCGGAGTCCTGAACCGCTTGCTACAACGCGCCGGCTATCTGGCATCCAACTCATGAAGACGATATACCCCGGGTTCGATTTGAGAATTTGTTTGGCTTTGCCTGACGGATGGTCTATGAGCCAGAATTGTAATCCGCTACCCTCAATACCAAGTATGGCGCCAACCCTTTTGCCATCGGGAGAGAAGTACAGGCTCCCTTCATCTATCCTTCGGCTATTGAGCGAGGCATCATTGAGTGGCTTCGGTTTCGCGCCAACAGGGGAAGATACGGATACAACGAGATATAAACCTTTTTCTGAATGCGCCAGAGAAAATAATATCTTTCCATCAGGGGAGATAGTCGCTGAAGAAACTCCTTTGTGCAAAAGGGTTGGGGAACCTCCTGCGATACCTACGCTCCAAAGATCCGATGGTGACCCGTGCGTTTTTCCCCAGCTTAGGTAATAGATGCGCGTGCCATCGGGGGACCAGAAGGGCGCAACGCAATTTGTTTTTGACTGCGTCAGCTGAACAGGAACGTATGCTTCCAGACTTCGCGTAAAGATTTGCGTAACGCCGTTCACTTCTCCTGCGTACGCGATCGACTTTCCATCAGGCGACCAGGCACCAGCAATGGCAGAGGATTGCACAGGAGTGAAACGATAAAGAGCGGCATCAGGTCCGCTTTTTGGAGCGAAGAAAGAGGATGCCAGCACTCCTAC is part of the bacterium genome and harbors:
- a CDS encoding serine/threonine-protein kinase, translating into MEKLVGSSIGPYEILGPIGAGGMGEVYRARDPRLERNVALKIVSAEAIGDPERQRRFVQEARSASALNHPNILSVYDIGTQSGMQYIVSELIEGESLRKILENGPVPLRKYLDIATQTAAGLAAAHEAGIVHRDLKPENIMITRDNRVKILDFGLAKNVIPQTGGEEEHTKSALITGAGMVLGTAAYMSPEQARGEEVDFRSDQFSFGSILYEMAGGKKAFQRESMVQTLSAIITDEPEPLAPLNAKLPAALRWQIERCLTKDRRERYGATIDLYHELRDFRDHLSEGSAETGIQSAVPLQRNLRRRPLQIAILAAIFVVGVLASSFFAPKSGPDAALYRFTPVQSSAIAGAWSPDGKSIAYAGEVNGVTQIFTRSLEAYVPVQLTQSKTNCVAPFWSPDGTRIYYLSWGKTHGSPSDLWSVGIAGGSPTLLHKGVSSATISPDGKILFSLAHSEKGLYLVVSVSSPVGAKPKPLNDASLNSRRIDEGSLYFSPDGKRVGAILGIEGSGLQFWLIDHPSGKAKQILKSNPGYIVFMSWMPDSRRVVASGSGLRGGIPSTPNLWLLDTETEKATNLTAGIMQEVWPAVDPQGKRILFSSAEGQHDIVDIPLDGSPVRNLITTKQSEMAPSWSPSGKHLIYESRKTGPSLIWLKSVEEGWERPAVKPDDFADKATTFFSRPSFSPDGKRIAFHRNSTTGRTQAWISTVAGGTPIQIYKEDRQQFCPSWSADGNWIYYLSQKERYGISKVRVDGSAPPVDLIKVDMYHPPYPSPDGSLVCYQTSEGLHTITSDGKNPQRVSSGIWYANGWSKDGMKILGVKQSEDRHLLVVEVTLADKKERIISDLGPAPLIVTNTPMVGFSLSPDGKSFVTSLFRASSELWMLENFTQPSGFFKR